The segment tgtgtgtgtgttagaCGTGACAATCGGTAGGTCTGTCCGGTGCCTGGGATGTGGCTCGGAGACTGCACCACAGGAACTCCATCGTGTTTGGGGTTGGGGAAGTGAACGGGAGCGCTGGGCAGAAGAATCAGAGCGCTACAGCGCCGTTCGGCCGAGCAGCGGCTGCGCTGCTTCCCCGCGCCCGCTCCCCGCAGGGCTCCCCGGGCCGGTGCCTCGCCAGCCCCGGACCCCCCGCCGCTCCTGCCGCAGCTCCCACCTGGAGTCTGGGTCCCGCCTGGAGTCTGGGTCCCGCCGGCCGGTCCCGGCTCCTGCAAGGGATCGAGAGGAGAGCGGTCACCCAACAGAGCAGCTCCCCCGCCCGGACCCGGACCCGCGCCCGCCTCACCTGCGCGGGGCCGCCGTCCGCGGGCAGCGCGGTGACCTGCAGCGACAGCCGCTCTCCGGACCCCCACACGAGCTCGTGTTCCGGCCGGCTCAGCACCCGCTCCCTCACTGCCAACAGAGCAGGCACCGGTCAGGGGGGTCTGCCCGCGGGCATCGCCATCAGCCCCCCCGatccgcccggcccggccgctcaCCCTCGGGGCGGGCGAAGCAGACGAGGAtgtgcccggccccgctcccgctcccgctcccggtCCGCAGCTCGCACTCGCCGCCGCCCGAGCGCTTCTGGCTCTGGAAGTAGCagagcagcttcttcctgagcgCGGCCGGCGGCTCGGCGGGGCCCCAGTCCCCTCGCACCAGCAGCGGGAAGGAGCACGGCCGCTGCCCCTCCATGGCCGCCCGAGGGCTCCGCTCCCGCCGCTTTCGCTTTCGATTCCCCGCAGAACCCGAGAACGCCCGGGGCCCCTCCCAGCGCCGGCAGCAGCCTCCGCCTCGGGACACATCGGCACGGCCGGGCTGCGGGGCCCGCCGCGCCCGCACGGGGCAGGACAGGCCGCTCAGCGCCCTCGGGGCGCGGCCCTTGTGCCTCCAGAGCCGTGCAAGAAACCGGGGTGACAGCGTTTTCAGCCCCTGAACTCACACTGCTTAACCACCGGCTAACACCCGCTCTCCCTCCCTTACCCTTTCAAATGAAGTCACGATGCAAAGTAAAATTACCACTTTCATCATTCTTTGCCAGAGATGCTTCCACAACCGTGGAAGGCTGCAATGGGTATTTACTTCAGACCAACTTTTCAGCTAGCTGAGAAGTTTTCAACCGAGTGCTCAGGACTTTCTCTTGCAAAGGTTTGTTTTCAGCAATTTCGTGCTGTGTATTTTACCCTTGTGGCCAAATATGGGACATGAAAATAGCAGATAAATGAAGTTTTCTCCCCTAATTTCACTGAAGGTTAAGAAATGGATAAATAAATGTCGTTAAAAATTATAAGCATCCAGCTAAGCCTAGGTATCATCAGATACTGTGTTGAGTGATCCATGGGAATGCCTTTGTTTCTTGGTGGGCAACTGATTCTCATTACAGTTAATAGTTATAGTATAattcattttgttttgattaATAAATTGCTCTTATTTCAAAGCACAAGGCTTCTCTGCCTGCTGGGGTTGGGGGgtgagtgagtggctgtgtggCAGGTAGCTGCTGGATGGGGTTGAAGCACAGTGACAATTTGTTTCCAGGTGCAGGAAAGCTCAGTCACTTAGAAACAAATGGAGTGTTGGTATCTAACTGCATGGAAAGGGAGGGGGGACATGGAATCatgtaaaatattaaaacaaatacagtaacacaaaagcagggctggaAAGACATTCCAACCCACATGGAAACCAAACATTTCCCACTCCTATTAAACCTGAAAGTCAAGGTGGTAAAGTTGTAGTGCCCATTCACAATATGGGAAtctcaaaataataaaaaaaaaaagtaatacatttttaaaaagggggGTGGCATTGAGtccaaactgccccaaaacatGGTGTTGCAGGGAAGCTCCTAAATCTAAAAAATATATACAGCTATATGTATTgcaaaaaaggaggaaaaccctGTACAGAAGAAACACATGTGGTAtctttgtattttctttattaGTTGCACTCAGTAGCCTTAGAGAAAAGGTTCAACTTACTAAAAATACCATAACACAGGTAATTAACAGGTTATTTAGGCACTGCAGAGTATCTTTATGATACAATTTAAACCTATATTAGATGCAATTGAAAGAATGCAGCTTTATAGTTGAAAAAACGGATTTAGAAGTTGTATTGAAGTTTAAGCAGGCACAGAACCAGGAGCCCACTATCAGTTATGACACTGTTGCTTCCCGTTTGCTCCAACACAGCTCTCAGTATTCAGCACTCCTGCAGAGCAAACATCCATGTACCCACCTGTACATGATCCACAGCTAATTTCACATGCAAGACCCAAATCATTAAGGCCATTTCTACCATGAAAAGAAGCAGAAGTCCATAACCTTATCACAGCTAACACTGTTATAGCTGCATACAAATTTCAGATTAGATTACATATTTGCATACAAATTTGCATACAAAttttagatttagattagattagGTTACATGATGCCAGCCATGCTGACAGACATCAAAATGCAAAGCTAAGAGAAGTGTTCCATCTAATAAAAGTTGTGGATCTAAGGGTTTTAGAAATCAGACTGGAGAGTTGTGGAGAAAAGTGGCAATCAGATTTGCTAGTAAAGCAAGATATACAAAGTGCAAACAGTACTGATAACTACACACACAAGAACCAAATTTTGTAAAGGCTACATATATAGGGAAGGAAATGATTTGTGAGAAGAACATACATTGTTTGATGAGAAAAGATTACTTTTCTTAGCTAACTCTGAAATACAAGCAATTTAGGTACTGTAGTTAAACAAAGCCACTTCCCTCAGAGCTTGAATAGTACATTAACTGCTGTGTCAGTCATTGCACTTAGGAGTTGAGAATTCACAGATTTCCTTATTCAATTCCCTTTGCTTTCAATTCTGATCGAACGCGCTGCAGATAAGAAGAATCCGGGTAACCAAACCTAGAAGAGGAGAAGAATGGTTTGGGCTATTTCTGCAATGAAGCACTTGACAATTCTACAAAACCACCTCATCAAAGTCTTTTCAGAAATCTCTCCACAAATTTTATGCAGTTCTTGCCCTAGAGAGAAAACAGACCCATACTGCCAGTCACAGACGCGATACAGACAGCATAAAGCTGTGGCTTAAGGAGCTGCTACATTTTATTGTCCAAATTAACACTAAGAACTTGATTTTCAAAGCTGCCTGGGGGTCTCCCTTCAAAATGATAGGATGTTTGGGTATGtatcttttaaaaagaaaatcagaccTGAAGCCTGAGCCTTCAAATCAGACACATAATGGCACCTCTGGACTTGAAGTAGTGCAACACCAGCACTGCGTATGACGCAAGTGATAAGCAGGAGAGAAAATTTACACAGAGTGAAGGATAAAGTAAAACTGATACTTTTTGCTCTTTTAATAATCCTAGCCGAGTCAGGAGGATCTAGACACAAGCCCTGCAAGACACCACCTACCCCTCAGAGGCTGCAACAAGCTTGAAAGGACTGGTCCAAGATTCCTTCCTGTTTTTGCTGCAGACAGCTCACACTCTGTCCTGGTGATTGTTCTTTTCATTTAGTGCAGCAAGTCCTCAAGAAATACTGGACAGGGCTGGAATTTACTCAGAAAATCCTCTGACACCTTGAATGGCCAACACGGGGTAACCTTTTTTTATGGGTGGGGCTGGCACTGTGTCCTGTGCTCTGACCCACTAAGTGCTGCACAACTCTTGGCTCCTAGCTTCTAAAAGGACGTGACCATATCTGTACTACAACCTCACTTCCTGCTGTTAGCTCTGCTAAGGAGAATCTCAAACCATGTTTTACAACATGATGAGTGCCATCTTTACCAGGGTCATAATGGACCAGCACCTCCTGGTGCAGAACAGCAGGTAACAGGTGTCCTTAGGTGTCATCAAGAGCTTGTTGTCCTGTGGGTTCTAATCAAAGCAGTTATTAACCAAGTGCCTTACAAACTCATTGGTGAATGGGTAGTCTGAGGGGCAGCAGAACACTAAGCTCATCCTTGTTCCAACTCTGCAAATAGGGGAAGGGTGATTAACTTCTGGATCCATAGGGCATTCCACAGTCACTCTGTTAGTGACAAAATCTGAAAGCTCTCAATGTGGAAAATATTCAAGGCAGTCTTCCTGACACATCTGAGTAACAACAGTATTGCAGAAAGGCGAGACTACTTACTGGGAAGGTCCTCCCTCCATGGAAGTTTTGTGGTGAATATCATTCCATGTGATAACATTTTGTTCACCAGTAGTACGTGACTGCCCCACTGTGAAAATCAATTTCTGGTGAAAGGCCCTTTCGAGGAGCTGCAGGATTTCTCGCCCCTCCTTATTGTCAGGTAAATATGCTGTTCGGTGAACTGGCCCATAACGCTGCCCTGGGTTTGGATGGCTGCTCTGTTttgtagaaaaacaaaacagaaacacatTGTGTATCATAACTCATTCAGAAGGACACAGCATGACTGATAACTGATTCTGAGTTCTTTCTCTTTAGATACTTTCTTACAAATTTCATTCACACTTTCTTGTCATCGCTCATGCACCCatggttatttttaaatttgtttttccctcttttctctcccaaatgcaaggtgctccaccTGTGACTTTTTAATTTACTCCTTTCTCAGTCCTAGTCATGAATCCAAGCACGTAACATAAGGAGATTTCTCACCTGGAAAGCTCTCACCAAGCCAGCCCACTCTTTACTTTTGTCCAttgctgctcacagcagagAACACCCCAGAAATGCTCATTATACTTGCAAAACTTTGCTTATACAATATCACTGCATAGATTTCAGTTCAGTTATTCCCACTGTACAAATTAAAGACAGGCATCTCTGTCCTTATGCATATAAAATGGAGGCTGATCATCTGACCATTTAATTCCTACTGTATTTACTTAATCACACCCAAAAATATTGAATTAAACACTTGCAGATTTgtacaaaacaaagaaatgtcTTCCCTGACCACGCATTAAAGAACAGCAAAACtgttaattttatattaaatactGGTtttgttgggggaaaaaatatctttaagaAATATTTAAGTATACTTACAGTTTGAATACCACCATTCATATCATAGTCAATTTGAATAGTGTCACAATTGGGATAACCAGGAAGAGATACACGGATTTTTCTGGTTGACATTGTTCCCTCTGGCTGGTTTCCTATCAGGACTCCACAGACAGTATTACAAACTGGACAAGCTTGTTTGTAACTCATGGCTACGTCAATGCAAGTTTTGCAAAATGCATGTTTGCACTTTTCtagtatttctttattttcaattGTGTCCCTGCAAATTGGACACTCAtcatcttctttttcttctgtctttgcCTGAGTCTGTCCTTCagaagaaaggatttttttttgcctaacaCTGGACTTAGATGCTCCTGTAGCTTCTTGAGAGCTGAGGTCAGAGGACAGTGCTGCCCTAGTTCTAGTTTGTGTTCCTTCAATGTCAAGAAGGGACTTCATGTACTTCTCAGCAGCATCAAGATGGACTGGTAAACCCCTTAAGATTAACTTATCTTCATCCTTCTTAAGTTTTACCTTAAGATCTTCAAATTTCTTAGCATTAAGCAGAACACCTAAAGTTTCCTTCTGATCTTCTGAAAGCTTCACGCTGATGATTTTTTCTGTTAACATTGCAGAGGCACTCTGAAATGCACTGATAAAACTTTCAGTAGCATGTGACGACATATCACAAGTTTTGGATTTAGGCCTAAATATAATGACCTTCTGGCCAGGTGAATTCTCTTTTATTTCTACCAGTGTATCAAATTTGCCATTTatgttttcaatttctttgcTTAGTATATTTTCCAACAAGTTCAACACAGAAGTATCAACTCCAATTCCGTATCTGTATTTGTAACATTCAGATGATATTTTCATACTCTTTTCAGCTTGGCTGTTCTCACCTTCTCCTGCTAGAAATTTCTGGGCAGCTAAAATCTCACTCCTTGGACCACGGAGTAGCAACTGACTCCCTTCCTCTTTAGCAAGAAGATTTCCAAACCTTTCATTTAATTTTACTACTGTCTCTTTCAATGTGTCACTCTTTGTTATGGGAACTTTTTCCTGTGTCAGATCTTTTGTAGCTTCCTGAAAAATTCTGATAAAAGAATCACTAGCTGCTGGTAACAATGCAGGACTTTTATCAGAAGATATGTATATGAATGTGTTATCCTTGTCATGGCCTTTAATGCCTATATGTGCTCCAAACCTTTTGTGTAGTTCTCTGATTTCCTCTTTGCGGGTATGACTAAAATATTCATAGAGAGCTGTCACAACTGTAAACTCAACCATTTCTTCAGTATTCAGGCCATTTTCATCTTTCAAACCATTCCTACTTTCAGAATGGGAAAAATCATGGTTTGGGTCTTTGCCTGCAAGGATATCTTCAAAGTAGTGATAAGCTTTTTCAATATCTGTAAAATCTCCTGTCAATTTCTCAGAGCCATCCATTCCAggatttctttctctctttaaGTTTGGACACATAATGGTAATTTTCTCCCTTTGGTCTTCAGTGAACACAGTGGTATTCAAAGTAGCAGATACTGTAAGAAATATCTAAAGAAAACACAAGAACACATCAACATGtaagttctggtccatttgcatattggagttaattgtccaccTATAGTCCATtattgtttgtgctcttgggcctgaaatttggatcatttgtccttggtccccagctagagaaggaattgttttgtctccctactctgtgaagagagttcaccatcccctaatatgaagctcagaactacacactgaaacagtacagaatctgaaaaatataaaagctaaaacctgaggcatcattgTAACTACATCTTAGTGTAACTACATCATTGTTATTCTGCCAAGGATCCCCAGAGGAATCTGTCTATCCCCTTAGAGCCAGGTTACACAGACAGAACATGTTTTAACATGACCTCTAAGTTatatttaattgtttttattaatattagACTTTCTAGTTTTCACTCATtatctttctttaaaatttttccAGAAGTCATGCTTTAATAACTCCAAGAGTTAGAGCAGAAAACAGGATTctgaaaaataacaacaaacaTATTCCCTTCTGTACTTCACACAGACAGAAGGATAGGAAAATTTGCAGTATAGATGCCAGGCAAACACTATGTTACCACATGCTATACTTCAAAAACTAGATCTATGTTACCAATCAAAACAGGGTAAAACCCTCTGAGCCAGATATCAGTGTCTTGGTAGAGCCACATCCACACCACGTTGCCCTATCCCATGTCCCTAAACACAGCTGACCTTTTCTGTGCAACTTTTAGTTCAAAGTGTCTGAAATCATGTTAGCGGTGCTACATCACATCACAGCAGACTTTTCTAATGCTGAAGAGATGGAGATAATGAGAGCTGCCTCAAGGTGCAAACCATGTTGAAAGAGTAGGTGGAAAGGTGGAAGAGTAAGTGAAAGGTAGGTGGAAGAGTAGGTGAAAGGTATAGGTggaaatgatccaaatctcataCAATTCTTCTACCTTTTGGGAGCAGCCCTTGGTGCATACTACCCCCTGAAACATGCCAGAGCCCTGCTTTGGGGAAGAGTGGTTGGCACCTGCCAGAGTCAGGCTGGAAAACATGCTGCCTGCAAACCAGTGTAGATTGACCTCTGGTCTGGCACTCAATGTCACTCCTGGCCCCCCATTCCATCGACTAAGATTGCCTAACTGATATTTTTTTTGGCACGAAACACTGAAGCGCAACACAAAGAACTCATGGAACTTCaagcagggcaggctgtgaCATTGCTCTTTCTGATGTACCTTTTTGGTAAGGTCCTCCTTTGCAGCGCTGTccggctgctgctgccggggcAGGGGAGCGCTGGCAGCTGCAACCCGGCTCTTGCCCGGCTCCCCTTCTGCCGGCAGGACCACTATATCCCAGCATCCTGTACCCACCTCCAAGGTGTGTTTTGAGCGGGATTCCACACTCTTCCTATCTGTGGTAATTTCAGAaagacagaatcacagaactgttaGGCTGGAAAgaacctctggagatcatcccGCCCAATCCCAGGGCCAAGGCATGTCGCCAGACTCCACGACCCTCCTGGGTAGCCTGTTCCACTGCTCAGCCACCCTCGATGTAGAGAAATTCTTCCTCGTGTTAGGGTGAAATTCcttgtgttttagtttatgccctctgccccttgtcctgtcgcTGGCTACCACCGAAAAGTCTGGCACGCCTTTGAGATATTTATATGCATCAATGAGATCCCCTCTGAATTTGGACAAAGGCAGATAAGGCTGATAAAGTTACCTGCAGGCGTGATAGCTACCAGCGGCCCTAGAGCCGCCCTGCCCAGGGACACTAAATGGTGCCTCAGCGGCCATTTCCAGTCCCCTCAGCCCCGTCCCGCCAGGCCGAGCCGCGGCGCCCGGCCCGTACCTTGCTCCTTAGAGAAGTCCACCCAGTAGGTGCCGGGCTGGGGGCCGGGGCGCACGGTGCACTCGCCGCCCCCCGACCGCTTTCCCGACTGGAAGTATCTCTGGAGCTTGAGGGTCGCCTTCTcgccggcggcgggcgcaggGCTCACCCACACCAGCAGCGGCGCGGCCGCCATGACCCGCCGCGCTTTCGCTTTCGCTTCCCGCTCCGCCGCTCGCTCGCTTTCGCTTTCGCTTCCCGCTCCGCCCGCAGCTCCGAGCGCGGAGGATCCGCCCTGAGCGAGATGGGGGTTGTGCAGGTagaggagcggggctgggggcacggggcccggcgcggccgctgcctcagggctgtggGTGCGGCGGGAGCTGCCggcggggctgagggcagcggggcagcccCGCGCTCTGGCCTGGCGCTCGGGAACGGCTCTTCCCGGCCTCTCGCTCCCGAGAGTTCGTCGGAGCCGGAGGAAGCTGCGGGTAACTTCACCCACAGAGCTCCCGCAGCTCCgagcagcattttaaaaactaGAAAACTTCGTAGAGGTGTTTGAAAAGCTGGTGCTGCCGGTTTGGTTTGCAACAGAATCTCTCCTGTAGGAAGGCAGCCCACGTACTTTATTGCTTGTAacatttatattttcctttttctctctttttattacAATAGAGTTACGTTTCAGATTTCTTCGGATGGAAGCCTGCTTTAGGTAAGCCTCTCATTTAGCCATCTGCGAAGTGTGTACTTGTATCTAAGTTGAAAACTGAAAGCTACAGCCAGcaaactggaaaacaaaagccaaaagcAACCTGAAATCCATAATTAATGTGAAATAGACACGGTTGTGAAtcaacatttttattaattactTCAACAGGACTTGCTTGCATTTGTCTTTTAAAAGCAAGAGCTCAGACGTGTTTTGATGAGTCAGCATGTATACTTTATAAGTGCAAAATATCAGACTCTCTACAAGCAGGTAGTATACCCTGGAGGAAAGGTCGACTAAACTCACACAGATTGATTTAAACTAATTAACATAACTGCCGTAGTATAGTACTGCTGACATCTGCCAGGAGAGGGCTGTACAGCCATAGTAATAATATAGAAACTGTTCCTTAAAAAATGTTGTTTAAAAAGTCTTACTGAGTTCATACGAAGTTCCACACAAATAGAGAACTTGCTTGTCGGCTTTAAGTGCAGACTAAATGAGACTCACAGAATTAAAACTCAGTATAAGATCTCTGTAGCACAGTTAAATGAACCTCCTTGAGTTTAATAAACCTCTGAAAAGGGGAGAGAAAAGATTAGAGTGTGTAAAAAATATTGTTTAGCAATGACAGTAGGATAAAATTGAGAGGTATAAGCCACACTTccagataaaaataaatgttttgatAGTAATACCTTCTATTTCACTTTATATTCTGTATCCTAGGGTCAGACATCGTAATGGATAAGGTCAATTTGGTGGTGCCCATCAGTAAAGATACCTATGAAGCTCTTAAGAGAAGAGAAAACTGTCTAAATAATCTCGTTTCCAAAAAGTTTGCTTGTACGTTGGccttcagaaaagcagcaaaaagcacTGGTGAAGTATACAGGAAAACAGTAAAGTCGGGCATTGACGTTTGTGTTTATAAGGATGATCTCGCTAGACACAAGGTTGATGCCGTGGTGAATGCAGCCAATGAGTATCTTGAACATGGAGCAGGTCTTGCTCTTGCCCTTGTAAAAGCTGGAGGGCCAGAAATAAAAGAGGAAAGCAAGCTTTATGTTCAAAGCTATGGAAAAGTCCAAGTTGGTGGTATAGCAGTGACAGGTGGAGGTAAGCTTCCTTGTAAGAAAATTATTCATGCAGTTGGTCCTAGGTGGTGTCTTCCTGAAAAGGAAAGATGTTGTGAGCTACTTCAGGAAGCTATTTTGAATGTTCTGCTTTATGTTAGTGCTCCAGGAACAGCTTTAAAGTCTGTGGCTATCCCAGCAGTGAGTTCAGGTGTCTTTGCCTTCCCAATTGATTTGTGTTCTAAAGTGATTGTAATGGCTGTAAAGGAATTTGTTGAGGCAAGTCCGCCAAGCTGTCTCAGGGAAATCCGCCTGGTGAACATTGATGAGTCTACAGTCACAGCAATAAAGAAGGCCTGTGAAAAGTTTCTGGGTGATCCCAGTTCACTTGAAGACACTGTGCCAGCTTCACTAAGCCAGTCTTCACCTTACCTCGCACACAAAAACATTCGCTTGCGCATCGTAGAGCAACACCCAGAAAATCTGAAGGTAAGTCTGTCCTGTAATTTGTGCAACCTGGTGCTGCCTCCAAGTCTTTGCAGGATTTGGAGCAAAAGAGTTCAGAACACATTTTGTATCAGTCCACTAAATGGTTTTCTTCTCAGTTTGATGAGAATTTACACACGGTAATTAAATCATAGTAGCAAGGAGTTGGGTTTTGTCTAAATGGGTATTGGACTTtagaatgtttttattttgtttttgtataCATGCTGTTATAATAGAAAGCAGTTAAAGATTGAATGATTTAATAATACATCTCTGTGTTAAGGTTTATCTTCTTATTATGTAGGAGTTCACATTTTATCATGCACTCCACAGAAGTATTCTCTTacttcctgccttgctttttttcctataaTTTATGTTCTCATAACTTCATTATGTTCTCATAACTTCATTACTGGAATTATTCAGCAAACActgaaacagcagaaaataCACGGATGATGTGCACCTTGCCTTTAAATAGAGCATTACTTAAATTGATTAACTTTTTAGCTAGAAAATCTGAAGCAAAATAGATGACCTCAGTCATAGGAATTCAACAGAGCTCTTAGACTGTAAGGTACATCACAAGAATGGCATTTGCTTTTAGCAAATactaaatcttaaaaaataaataagtttttatttttaaagaagtcATAATTGAAAAggaagtttgggtttttttggtgttagaACTAAGGATTGCAAAGTTGACCTTGCAGGGAATTTTATGAACCGATTCTACAGCACTGAAAGATGCACACACCCTCAAGACCGTGAGAAAAACATGTCCTTGTGTCTTTAGATAATATTCAGCAATTAAGGTTAGAACAATTACTGCTTTTATCAGTATTCTGTAAACAATTTTTTGTGTACCTACTATGGGAATCTGCTTTTTCCACTGGAAACAATTTGTATTGGAAACAATCATAGCTTTGCAGTTCCCTTATGTGTACTGACACTGGTATTTGGTGATGTGTCCTTGCTACCCTGAGGCTGGGATGACAGCCACATCCATAGTTCTCTCCTGCTGATAATTGGCACGTGGGTCACTTAGATAGGGAGAGTAATAATTCTGTCCAGTGCACTCTTGATGACTGGAACAGTTTTGTGCACACTGTTGGTTCTGAACTGCCACTGCAAAGTGCATACTTTGATGTGCTCCAGTGCTGTCCTAGTCAGTAGGAACATTCAAGCAGCTATCTGTGGCACTCAGGCCTCTGTACAGGAATTGTGCTTAGCAAGAATGCTCTCTGTAATAGCAAGGCTTGCAAATAGTCAGTTTTAAGTACACTGAAATTTGCACTCTTTCCTTGCAGAATACAGCTATTGTTAACCTCATGAATGCAAGGGATGGGCCTTCCTCTCAATCTTCAAGACTGCTGGAAAAAGAGGATCCAGCTTTTCAGATGGAACTTGAGCATTGTCTTCAACATCCGAAACATTTTAAGGAGCCCCTGATAATGAAAACACATCAGCCGCCCTCTACATTTGTGCTGCACGTGATATTGCAATGCCAGCACCCGGTGTTACAGCTTGAGGTGACAATTGCTTACTTTGGATGGCAATGGATTTTCATGTTGGGTGATGTGAGGACtgaaaggttttgtttttcctgcaggaatTGAAGGATGCAGTGAAAAGATGCCTGGATCACTTTCAGGAGGACTCATCTCCCTCAGTTTCTTTTCCAATAAATTGGTCACCAAAGCTGCCTGTTGACATAGTGGCAGAGACCATGATTGAGGCAGTTTTAAATTTTGCCAGGGCACATCctaggaagaagaaagaagtgcAGTTTGTTATTTGCCCAGATGACCGTGCTGCCTGTGAGGTAACCAATTTGTTGTTAACTACCCATAATGAAGACAGAAAACTCTAAAACTATTTCCATAGATGACTAAAAATGATGACAGTCTGTTCTGTACTAACAATGACTGTGAGCAGCAGGTCCCTTTGTGAAACTATTACTCTCATAAACAGATACTCAGTCTTTGTAAATACTTATTTTCTCCTCACTAAACTAGAAGTCTTCAGCCTGTAGTCTTATAAAAAGGGGAGATAACTCTAAAATTCTCATGTCTGTCAGTGAATGTATAAGAAGGGTCTACTCTTAACTCATTAAGGAAGAAACGTTCCTCcttagaaaatatttaacagttttgttttttgtatGGAGCTCCTAAGGCAAGACACTATCAACATATATGAGCTAACATAATAGAAGGATTTCAAGTAGACAGGCAGGAGAATAGTCTAGATTTTAAAACTGAGTAAAGATGCATCAGCATTAAACTGTTAGTAATGAACACCTTTATCTTATGTGATAG is part of the Passer domesticus isolate bPasDom1 chromosome 10, bPasDom1.hap1, whole genome shotgun sequence genome and harbors:
- the DTX3L gene encoding E3 ubiquitin-protein ligase DTX3L, which encodes MAAAPLLVWVSPAPAAGEKATLKLQRYFQSGKRSGGGECTVRPGPQPGTYWVDFSKEQDRKSVESRSKHTLEVGTGCWDIVVLPAEGEPGKSRVAAASAPLPRQQQPDSAAKEDLTKKIFLTVSATLNTTVFTEDQREKITIMCPNLKRERNPGMDGSEKLTGDFTDIEKAYHYFEDILAGKDPNHDFSHSESRNGLKDENGLNTEEMVEFTVVTALYEYFSHTRKEEIRELHKRFGAHIGIKGHDKDNTFIYISSDKSPALLPAASDSFIRIFQEATKDLTQEKVPITKSDTLKETVVKLNERFGNLLAKEEGSQLLLRGPRSEILAAQKFLAGEGENSQAEKSMKISSECYKYRYGIGVDTSVLNLLENILSKEIENINGKFDTLVEIKENSPGQKVIIFRPKSKTCDMSSHATESFISAFQSASAMLTEKIISVKLSEDQKETLGVLLNAKKFEDLKVKLKKDEDKLILRGLPVHLDAAEKYMKSLLDIEGTQTRTRAALSSDLSSQEATGASKSSVRQKKILSSEGQTQAKTEEKEDDECPICRDTIENKEILEKCKHAFCKTCIDVAMSYKQACPVCNTVCGVLIGNQPEGTMSTRKIRVSLPGYPNCDTIQIDYDMNGGIQTSSHPNPGQRYGPVHRTAYLPDNKEGREILQLLERAFHQKLIFTVGQSRTTGEQNVITWNDIHHKTSMEGGPSQFGYPDSSYLQRVRSELKAKGIE